In Nematostella vectensis chromosome 2, jaNemVect1.1, whole genome shotgun sequence, one genomic interval encodes:
- the LOC5515538 gene encoding uridine phosphorylase 2 isoform X1 — translation MATRFVKNPHLASLEDDMLFHIGISGSSELSKTFGDVKFVCMGGSTNRMRQFAKYLKQQLKPYLEISDDEDPKNLSTSDRYVLYKVGPVLAINHGIGIPSLMVILHETLKLLHHAGAEGVSFFRTGTSGGLGLKAGTVVLTTTAMNALLEPYHEQVILGKVTKFPASLDDKLKEDLMQCSDGIPTAEGKTMCTNDFYEGQGRLDGAFCEYTLNDKLDFLNKAYSLGVRNIEMESVCFAAMCKRACVPAAILCVTLLDRLNGDQVHLTPAEHEEFQARPQRIVTAYIKKYLAAREMEKQSRPTKRPKAD, via the exons ATGGCTACCAGGTTTGTCAAGAATCCTCACTTGGCCAGTCTAGAGGACGACATGCTATTTCACATTGGCATCAGTGGCAGTAGTGAGCTAAGCAAGACATTTGGGGATGTCAAG TTTGTATGTATGGGTGGCAGCACCAACCGAATGAGACAATTTGCAAAATACCTGAAACAACAACTTAAGCCATACCTGGAAATCAGTGATGATGAAGATCCAAAAAACCTCTCCACCTCTGATCGCTATGTATTGTACAAAGTGGGGCCAGTTCTAGCGATAAAT CATGGTATTGGCATTCCGTCACTCATGGTTATACTTCATGAAACCCTTAAACTTCTTCATCATGCTGGGGCAGAAGGTGTGTCATTCTTCCGAACTGGAACTTCTGGAGGACTTG GACTGAAAGCAGGTACTGTGGTCCTAACGACTACTGCAATGAATGCATTATTGGAGCCATACCATGAGCAG GTTATTCTTGGAAAGGTTACTAAATTTCCTGCCAGTCTGGACGACAAGCTCAAGGAAGACCTGATGCAATGTAGCGATGGAATCCCAACAGCTGAGGGCAAAACCATGTGCACTAACGATTTCTATGAAG GGCAAGGGCGTTTGGATGGAGCGTTCTGCGAGTATACACTTAACGATAAACTTGATTTCCTCAACAAGGCCTACAGTCTTGGTGTTCGCAACATTGAGATGGAGAGCGTGTGTTTTGCCGCCATGTGCAAGCGCGCATGCGTACCTGCTGCCATATTATGCGTGACTCTGTTAGACAGGTTGAACGGTGACCAGGTCCACTTGACGCCTGCCGAGCACGAGGAATTCCAGGCGAGGCCTCAGCGCATCGTTACCGCTTACATCAAGAAGTACCTTGCGGCCAGAGAGATGGAAAAGCAGTCTAGGCCTACCAAGAGACCGAAAGCCGACTAA
- the LOC5515538 gene encoding uridine phosphorylase 2 isoform X2, whose amino-acid sequence MTEFVCMGGSTNRMRQFAKYLKQQLKPYLEISDDEDPKNLSTSDRYVLYKVGPVLAINHGIGIPSLMVILHETLKLLHHAGAEGVSFFRTGTSGGLGLKAGTVVLTTTAMNALLEPYHEQVILGKVTKFPASLDDKLKEDLMQCSDGIPTAEGKTMCTNDFYEGQGRLDGAFCEYTLNDKLDFLNKAYSLGVRNIEMESVCFAAMCKRACVPAAILCVTLLDRLNGDQVHLTPAEHEEFQARPQRIVTAYIKKYLAAREMEKQSRPTKRPKAD is encoded by the exons ATGACAGAG TTTGTATGTATGGGTGGCAGCACCAACCGAATGAGACAATTTGCAAAATACCTGAAACAACAACTTAAGCCATACCTGGAAATCAGTGATGATGAAGATCCAAAAAACCTCTCCACCTCTGATCGCTATGTATTGTACAAAGTGGGGCCAGTTCTAGCGATAAAT CATGGTATTGGCATTCCGTCACTCATGGTTATACTTCATGAAACCCTTAAACTTCTTCATCATGCTGGGGCAGAAGGTGTGTCATTCTTCCGAACTGGAACTTCTGGAGGACTTG GACTGAAAGCAGGTACTGTGGTCCTAACGACTACTGCAATGAATGCATTATTGGAGCCATACCATGAGCAG GTTATTCTTGGAAAGGTTACTAAATTTCCTGCCAGTCTGGACGACAAGCTCAAGGAAGACCTGATGCAATGTAGCGATGGAATCCCAACAGCTGAGGGCAAAACCATGTGCACTAACGATTTCTATGAAG GGCAAGGGCGTTTGGATGGAGCGTTCTGCGAGTATACACTTAACGATAAACTTGATTTCCTCAACAAGGCCTACAGTCTTGGTGTTCGCAACATTGAGATGGAGAGCGTGTGTTTTGCCGCCATGTGCAAGCGCGCATGCGTACCTGCTGCCATATTATGCGTGACTCTGTTAGACAGGTTGAACGGTGACCAGGTCCACTTGACGCCTGCCGAGCACGAGGAATTCCAGGCGAGGCCTCAGCGCATCGTTACCGCTTACATCAAGAAGTACCTTGCGGCCAGAGAGATGGAAAAGCAGTCTAGGCCTACCAAGAGACCGAAAGCCGACTAA
- the LOC5515538 gene encoding uridine phosphorylase 2 isoform X3: protein MGGSTNRMRQFAKYLKQQLKPYLEISDDEDPKNLSTSDRYVLYKVGPVLAINHGIGIPSLMVILHETLKLLHHAGAEGVSFFRTGTSGGLGLKAGTVVLTTTAMNALLEPYHEQVILGKVTKFPASLDDKLKEDLMQCSDGIPTAEGKTMCTNDFYEGQGRLDGAFCEYTLNDKLDFLNKAYSLGVRNIEMESVCFAAMCKRACVPAAILCVTLLDRLNGDQVHLTPAEHEEFQARPQRIVTAYIKKYLAAREMEKQSRPTKRPKAD from the exons ATGGGTGGCAGCACCAACCGAATGAGACAATTTGCAAAATACCTGAAACAACAACTTAAGCCATACCTGGAAATCAGTGATGATGAAGATCCAAAAAACCTCTCCACCTCTGATCGCTATGTATTGTACAAAGTGGGGCCAGTTCTAGCGATAAAT CATGGTATTGGCATTCCGTCACTCATGGTTATACTTCATGAAACCCTTAAACTTCTTCATCATGCTGGGGCAGAAGGTGTGTCATTCTTCCGAACTGGAACTTCTGGAGGACTTG GACTGAAAGCAGGTACTGTGGTCCTAACGACTACTGCAATGAATGCATTATTGGAGCCATACCATGAGCAG GTTATTCTTGGAAAGGTTACTAAATTTCCTGCCAGTCTGGACGACAAGCTCAAGGAAGACCTGATGCAATGTAGCGATGGAATCCCAACAGCTGAGGGCAAAACCATGTGCACTAACGATTTCTATGAAG GGCAAGGGCGTTTGGATGGAGCGTTCTGCGAGTATACACTTAACGATAAACTTGATTTCCTCAACAAGGCCTACAGTCTTGGTGTTCGCAACATTGAGATGGAGAGCGTGTGTTTTGCCGCCATGTGCAAGCGCGCATGCGTACCTGCTGCCATATTATGCGTGACTCTGTTAGACAGGTTGAACGGTGACCAGGTCCACTTGACGCCTGCCGAGCACGAGGAATTCCAGGCGAGGCCTCAGCGCATCGTTACCGCTTACATCAAGAAGTACCTTGCGGCCAGAGAGATGGAAAAGCAGTCTAGGCCTACCAAGAGACCGAAAGCCGACTAA